DNA from Paraburkholderia largidicola:
CCGCGAATGCGAAAGCGCGCGGCGTGATCGTGATGCCATCGTCGGCCTTTGCGGTCGATCGTGCGGAAGTCGAGCACGGCGTGCGGATCAATCTCGCGTGCGCATCGTCGCGTGAGCAGCTGGTGAGCGCGCTGCAGACGCTCGCGCAAGCGTTGCGCGATCGTCCACGGGCGTTGTTCGGCACGATCTGACGGAGCGCCTCGCGCTACAGTTTCGCGGCCTTTTCAGGATCGCCCGATCCAGAAACGATGGCGATCAGGCCGAGCAGATTGCCGATCAAACGTCCCTGACGGTCGAGATGCGGCTCGGGTCTGAATGACTTGAGCGCGTTCATGACGAGCGCCTTGCTGATATAACGCGCCACTTCACGGCGCGACATTTCGCCCTTGCGCCGCAGATAGTTCGGGTTCACGACCTGCGAATAGCCGAACCGCTTCCCCGATACGCGGCCGGACGCCATGCCGAGATGCACGCCGCTCATCTGCGCGCATCGCACGATAGGACCGCGACTCGAGAGCCGGCACGAGAAGTCCTTGTCTTCGAGCCAGCCATACAACACGAGGCGTTCGTCGAAACGCAGGTCGCTCATCGCACTCAAACGGGCCGCCATATTGCAGCCATACAGCGAAATGCAAGGCGTCAGCGTATGCGGCGCACTCGCCGTATTTTCCGCATCGGTTACGACGCGCCGCGCGTCATCCCATGTCAGCGGGCAGCCTTTCGAGCCATCTTGCACGGTTTTCCCCGACACGCCGAGCACGCGTGGATTGGACTCGAACATCCGTACGCATTGCTCGATCCAGTCGCGGCATGGAGCGTAATCGTCGTCGAAGAACACAACGATATCGATATCGCGCGGAAGCGCGTCGAGCGCGCGATTTCTTTGCGCAGGCAAACCAGCTGATCCGAAAA
Protein-coding regions in this window:
- a CDS encoding glycosyltransferase, with protein sequence MMESVIERHTVDDKIEVLATRVAVVIATKGRPDAIPNVLAFLARQTILPCVVILSATNEADIGEKYSAPFPVMRVFGSAGLPAQRNRALDALPRDIDIVVFFDDDYAPCRDWIEQCVRMFESNPRVLGVSGKTVQDGSKGCPLTWDDARRVVTDAENTASAPHTLTPCISLYGCNMAARLSAMSDLRFDERLVLYGWLEDKDFSCRLSSRGPIVRCAQMSGVHLGMASGRVSGKRFGYSQVVNPNYLRRKGEMSRREVARYISKALVMNALKSFRPEPHLDRQGRLIGNLLGLIAIVSGSGDPEKAAKL